Proteins encoded in a region of the Zea mays cultivar B73 chromosome 2, Zm-B73-REFERENCE-NAM-5.0, whole genome shotgun sequence genome:
- the LOC100280519 gene encoding Flavanone 3-dioxygenase 3, producing the protein MSDLSRTVPQEQLVSQDLLHLSPTPVINLGHLSLDDSVTRSGVINQIARACHDLGYFQVTNHGISQSVMDCAVEAASDFFQLPSEAKEQFASQDLRKPVRYDTSSKDSISMSRAFLKHYAHPPRDWIQYWPDKPPIYREYMGKYAVEVRRVALHLMQAILEGLGLGKEYMNEKFQQGSQLLSVNCYPKASQDAMTIGLAPHSDYGFLTILLTSCQGLEVVDRSSNNWKTVQQLPHALHVHVGDHMEVLSNGQIKTVVHRAVLNPEEARISIASIHGFELHEKVACAKELVDEQNPPKYKESSFTDFLDHLTANMDNKNRNFLESLRM; encoded by the exons ATGTCCGACCTGTCAAGGACTGTTCCTCAGGAGCAGCTCGTGTCCCAGGACCTGCTGCACCTCTCGCCAACGCCCGTGATCAACCTTGGCCACCTCAGCCTTGATGATTCCGTGACGCGATCTGGCGTGATCAACCAAATCGCCAGAGCATGCCATGATCTAGGGTACTTCCAG GTTACAAACCATGGGATCAGTCAATCCGTCATGGATTGTGCTGTTGAAGCAGCTTCAGATTTCTTCCAACTACCAAGTGAGGCAAAGGAACAGTTCGCATCACAGGACCTCCGCAAACCTGTTAGATATGACACCAGCTCTAAAGATAGCATTAGCATGTCACGGGCATTCCTAAAGCATTATGCCCATCCGCCCAGAGACTGGATTCAGTATTGGCCAGACAAACCACCAATCTACAG GGAATACATGGGAAAGTATGCTGTTGAAGTAAGGAGGGTGGCTTTGCATCTGATGCAGGCAATACTAGAAGGCCTAGGATTGGGCAAGGAATACATGAACGAGAAATTTCAGCAAGGCTCACAACTACTGTCAGTGAACTGCTATCCTAAAGCATCACAAGACGCCATGACTATAGGGCTGGCTCCACACTCTGATTATGGATTTCTTACCATCTTGCTCACAAGTTGCCAGGGCCTTGAAGTTGTTGACCGCAGCAGCAACAACTGGAAAACAGTCCAGCAACTTCCGCATGCGTTGCATGTCCATGTAGGAGACCACATGGAAGTCCTGAGCAATGGTCAAATCAAAACAGTTGTGCACCGTGCTGTTTTGAATCCCGAAGAAGCAAGGATTTCTATAGCAAGCATTCATGGTTTTGAGCTACACGAGAAGGTCGCCTGTGCCAAGGAGCTTGTGGATGaacaaaatcccccaaaatacaAAGAGAGCAGCTTTACTGACTTCCTCGACCATCTCACAGCTAATATGGACAACAAGAACAGGAATTTTCTTGAAAGCCTCAGAATGTAA